Proteins encoded in a region of the Stieleria neptunia genome:
- a CDS encoding STAS domain-containing protein, translating into MSQATAVEIHFHDCSMVVSPSLKVINRRKSARKISSKVSAALDQPRERLVTDVIVDLGQVTWISSAGLNELIRLQAQSRASGIHLRLRSLNEAVRDVFRITRLERIFEFDGNPENEPAPVAAAIESDHDHSVPVSI; encoded by the coding sequence ATGAGTCAAGCTACGGCAGTTGAGATCCATTTCCACGACTGTTCCATGGTCGTGTCGCCTTCGCTGAAGGTGATCAACCGTCGGAAATCGGCCAGAAAAATTTCTTCCAAGGTGAGCGCCGCCCTGGATCAACCGCGCGAGCGTCTGGTGACCGATGTGATCGTCGATCTCGGCCAAGTGACCTGGATCAGCAGCGCGGGGCTGAACGAATTGATCCGGCTACAGGCCCAATCGAGGGCCTCGGGTATCCACCTGCGACTGCGTTCGCTCAATGAAGCCGTTCGTGATGTGTTTCGCATCACACGCCTGGAGCGGATCTTTGAATTCGACGGGAATCCGGAGAACGAACCGGCGCCCGTGGCTGCCGCAATCGAATCCGATCACGACCACTCGGTGCCGGTTTCTATCTGA
- a CDS encoding tyrosine-type recombinase/integrase, with protein sequence MPRQNSSTPTYLYHTSGQARVYLDGRYFYLGEHGSPASYAKFYALLATYTANGNRMPSDAEIDVADAPITVRCLTAEFREHAKTKYANNKTQRGRFNNLCTLLDDEYADVPIDQFGPRKLAEIRELLVATKNKRGRNNTRRYINEQIRSIIKVFRFGVSREVVDPSIVVALDTLEPLAYGQTKARESDPVTPVDIESVRLTAKFLSPQIKAMVRIQAATGMRPSEVCVMRPIDIEKRPDGVWVYRPAKHKTAHRGKKKEVPLVGDAKRALKPFLNRPDEEFFFKPVEASEWHLQQRRENRKTPMNQGDRPGYSKSSRSGTRKPREYQERYNKDSYRRAIERAAKQAQTDHWHPYQLRHTAASVIREALGIEAAQAMLGHSRAAMTEHYAKQSLDRAIEAAKVAPKI encoded by the coding sequence ATGCCGCGACAGAATTCGTCGACGCCTACGTATCTCTACCACACGTCCGGACAAGCCCGAGTCTACCTTGACGGGCGATACTTCTACCTCGGTGAACACGGCTCTCCAGCCAGCTACGCCAAGTTTTACGCCCTGCTGGCCACGTACACGGCAAACGGAAATCGGATGCCCTCCGATGCCGAGATCGACGTCGCCGACGCACCGATCACTGTGCGTTGCCTCACCGCCGAGTTTCGCGAACACGCGAAAACCAAGTACGCCAACAACAAGACCCAGCGAGGCCGGTTCAATAACCTCTGTACGCTGCTGGACGATGAATACGCAGACGTCCCGATTGACCAATTCGGACCCCGCAAGCTGGCCGAGATCCGCGAACTGCTGGTCGCGACGAAAAACAAGCGGGGGCGGAATAACACCCGCAGATACATCAACGAGCAAATCCGATCGATTATCAAGGTGTTTCGATTCGGCGTCTCCCGTGAAGTCGTGGACCCTAGCATCGTTGTCGCCCTGGATACTCTCGAACCACTGGCATACGGTCAGACCAAGGCCCGTGAATCTGACCCAGTGACACCCGTCGACATTGAATCGGTTCGACTGACAGCGAAGTTCCTCTCGCCCCAAATTAAGGCGATGGTGAGGATCCAGGCAGCAACAGGGATGCGCCCGAGCGAAGTTTGTGTCATGCGGCCGATTGACATTGAGAAGCGTCCGGACGGCGTTTGGGTCTATCGGCCGGCCAAGCACAAGACCGCCCACCGCGGGAAGAAAAAAGAGGTGCCGTTGGTGGGTGATGCCAAGCGGGCGCTGAAACCATTCCTCAACCGCCCCGATGAGGAGTTTTTCTTCAAACCCGTCGAAGCGTCCGAGTGGCACCTGCAGCAACGGCGGGAAAATCGCAAAACCCCGATGAATCAGGGAGATCGGCCGGGATACAGTAAGTCCAGCCGAAGCGGAACACGGAAGCCCCGTGAATACCAAGAGCGGTACAACAAGGATTCCTACCGCCGGGCAATCGAGCGAGCGGCGAAACAGGCCCAGACGGATCACTGGCACCCCTACCAGCTGCGTCACACTGCGGCGTCCGTCATTCGGGAGGCACTCGGTATTGAAGCAGCCCAGGCAATGCTGGGGCACTCCCGCGCGGCGATGACCGAACATTACGCGAAACAGTCACTCGATCGAGCGATCGAGGCCGCCAAGGTTGCTCCGAAAATCTGA
- a CDS encoding GNAT family N-acetyltransferase codes for MTGWLDAVTLAGEGVRLELLDPRHHDELVESARDGRLWELWYTSVPEPDAMAGEIKRRLELYARRSMLPFAIIDEASGKAVGMTTYMNIDEANRRLEIGSTWYRQSVWRSGLNTRCKLLLLTQAFETMDCIAVEFRTHFFNRRSRAAIERLGAKLDGILRNHQVLADGTLRDTCVYSVIAGEWPTVKTHLTFLINARQ; via the coding sequence ATGACGGGATGGTTGGATGCGGTGACGCTTGCTGGCGAGGGTGTCCGACTGGAATTGCTCGATCCACGTCATCACGATGAACTGGTTGAATCGGCACGCGACGGTCGCCTGTGGGAACTCTGGTACACCAGCGTGCCCGAGCCCGACGCGATGGCTGGCGAGATCAAGCGTCGACTTGAGTTGTACGCGCGGCGGTCGATGTTGCCGTTTGCGATCATCGACGAGGCATCGGGCAAGGCGGTCGGAATGACCACGTACATGAACATCGACGAAGCGAATCGACGCCTGGAGATCGGGTCGACTTGGTATCGCCAATCGGTTTGGCGCAGCGGGCTGAACACACGGTGCAAGCTGCTTTTGCTGACGCAGGCGTTTGAAACGATGGATTGCATCGCCGTCGAATTTCGCACGCACTTTTTCAACCGACGCAGCCGCGCGGCGATCGAACGTCTGGGCGCGAAGCTGGACGGCATCTTGCGGAACCATCAGGTCTTGGCCGACGGGACGCTACGAGACACCTGCGTGTATTCCGTCATCGCGGGGGAGTGGCCGACCGTGAAGACGCACTTGACGTTTCTGATCAACGCGAGGCAATAA
- a CDS encoding zinc-dependent metalloprotease, whose product MKYAVAGFVFLLTLSAAQRRVSAADLPPFDKVSEGYEKVPVSDQENRKGFFNVWQRSKDAQLLAELPKNFATKSYFIALTVSSGDTYAGLQSGELVVKWRQYDDRLALIAPNLSIRATGDPESKASVKRLFTDKVLLDIPIVAKGSAGGPVIDLDSLLLGNASTFFGRSVRISNSRIKKIESIKVFPSNVEVALETVGAAGRFQTLHYSFSEVPSPSSGFKPRLADQRVGFFTTTYSDLSKYTDDETRIRYINRWNLEKRDSKLKLSPPKKPIIFYVEHTAPVRYRRFIRAGVDYWNKAFEKVGIVNAIEVHYQDAQSGAHMEKDPEDVRYNFVRWLNNDIGTAIGPSRVHPMTGEILDADIILTDGWIRHYNYQYDDLLPKLAMEGASPETLAWLSEHPSWDPRVRMTSPSKVSQVRQQIARDAQKPYAGFSMAAADSSLIGDDEFDGLIGHLSQKNGMCMAANARSLDLAVARMDWALAMMDDKPKSETEDKKDDEKEEEEEEASDKEDADDKDDAADKKEGDKEDDDKDADKKDDDKEDEDEKKDDEKKDDSADMLDGMPDWFVGPLLADLVAHEVGHTLGLRHNFKGSALHSLDKINSEELKGKEVFTASVMDYIPINFRYESGEVQGDYTMIDIGPYDYWAIEYGYTFDDKALPKILKRCVEPELQYATDEDTNGPDPLARRYDFSANPLDYAQEQMKLVKLYRERILDKFVKDGDSWAKARRGYELTLSIQTRAASMMANWVGGAFVNRDKKGDPNDRPPVVVVPAKQQREAMQFVIDQTFNDNAFGLTPKLLERMTSDQWLDGGAHFGTSGEATWPIHDRVLGLQASALTWLMSPTTLRRVYDNELRLPAEDDALTLPELLTTISTAAWTELESDCPENRSNRQPMISSLRRNLQQEHVQRLIDLILEKNDGAAAYKPIGDLARMQLVDLMEKIDMRLKKCEKKMDAYSRAHLHEVSMRIEQALKAGYTYNSAKAPSLSRMLIFGEAEE is encoded by the coding sequence ATGAAATACGCCGTCGCCGGTTTTGTTTTTTTGCTAACTCTTTCTGCGGCTCAGCGTCGCGTTTCTGCGGCCGATTTGCCCCCTTTCGACAAAGTTTCCGAGGGCTACGAAAAAGTCCCGGTCTCGGACCAAGAGAATCGCAAGGGATTTTTCAACGTCTGGCAGCGGTCCAAAGACGCGCAGCTGCTGGCCGAATTGCCGAAAAATTTTGCGACCAAGAGCTACTTCATCGCGCTGACGGTCAGCAGCGGTGACACCTATGCCGGTTTGCAATCCGGGGAACTGGTCGTCAAGTGGCGCCAGTATGACGATCGGCTGGCCCTGATCGCGCCCAACCTGTCGATCCGTGCCACCGGCGATCCGGAATCCAAGGCGTCGGTCAAACGCTTGTTCACCGACAAAGTCTTGCTGGACATCCCGATCGTCGCCAAAGGCAGTGCGGGCGGTCCGGTGATCGATCTGGACTCGCTGTTGCTGGGTAACGCCAGCACGTTCTTCGGACGAAGTGTCCGCATCTCCAACTCACGAATCAAAAAAATTGAGTCGATCAAGGTCTTCCCGTCCAACGTGGAAGTCGCTCTGGAGACCGTCGGTGCGGCCGGTCGCTTTCAAACCCTGCACTACTCCTTCAGCGAAGTCCCCAGTCCGTCCAGCGGTTTCAAACCACGTCTGGCCGATCAGCGGGTCGGGTTCTTCACCACCACGTACTCCGACCTCAGCAAGTACACCGACGACGAGACCCGGATCCGTTACATCAATCGCTGGAACTTGGAGAAACGCGATTCGAAACTGAAGCTGAGCCCGCCCAAAAAACCGATCATTTTCTACGTCGAACACACCGCCCCGGTCCGCTATCGCCGGTTCATCCGCGCCGGCGTCGACTACTGGAACAAAGCCTTTGAAAAGGTCGGCATCGTCAACGCGATCGAAGTCCATTACCAAGACGCCCAAAGCGGCGCCCACATGGAAAAGGATCCCGAAGATGTTCGTTACAACTTCGTTCGCTGGTTGAACAATGACATCGGCACCGCGATCGGCCCCAGTCGCGTCCACCCGATGACCGGCGAGATCCTCGACGCCGACATCATTTTGACCGACGGCTGGATTCGCCACTACAACTACCAGTACGACGACTTGCTGCCCAAGCTGGCGATGGAAGGGGCCAGCCCGGAAACCTTGGCCTGGCTCAGCGAACACCCCTCCTGGGACCCCCGCGTCCGCATGACCTCCCCCTCCAAGGTCTCGCAAGTTCGCCAACAGATCGCCCGAGACGCCCAGAAACCCTACGCGGGGTTCTCCATGGCCGCCGCCGATTCGTCGCTGATCGGCGACGATGAGTTTGACGGATTGATCGGTCACCTCAGCCAAAAGAATGGCATGTGCATGGCCGCCAACGCCCGCAGTCTGGACCTCGCGGTCGCCCGGATGGATTGGGCCCTGGCCATGATGGATGACAAACCCAAGTCCGAGACCGAAGACAAAAAGGACGACGAGAAAGAGGAAGAGGAAGAGGAAGCGTCGGACAAGGAGGACGCCGATGACAAAGACGACGCCGCCGACAAGAAAGAGGGCGACAAGGAAGACGACGACAAGGACGCGGACAAAAAAGATGACGACAAGGAAGACGAAGACGAGAAGAAGGACGACGAGAAGAAGGACGATTCGGCAGACATGCTCGATGGCATGCCCGATTGGTTCGTCGGTCCGCTGCTGGCCGATCTGGTCGCCCACGAAGTCGGACATACCCTCGGATTGCGGCACAACTTCAAAGGCTCGGCGCTGCACTCGCTGGACAAAATCAACAGCGAAGAACTCAAGGGCAAAGAAGTCTTCACCGCCTCGGTGATGGACTACATCCCGATCAACTTCCGCTACGAAAGCGGCGAAGTCCAAGGGGATTACACCATGATCGACATCGGTCCGTATGACTATTGGGCGATCGAATACGGTTACACCTTCGACGACAAAGCTCTGCCGAAGATTCTCAAGCGTTGCGTCGAACCGGAACTGCAATACGCGACCGACGAAGACACCAACGGCCCCGATCCGCTCGCCCGTCGCTACGACTTCTCCGCCAATCCGCTCGACTACGCTCAAGAGCAGATGAAGTTGGTCAAGCTCTATCGCGAACGCATCCTGGACAAGTTTGTCAAAGACGGTGACAGCTGGGCCAAGGCACGTCGCGGCTACGAGTTGACGCTGTCGATCCAAACCCGCGCGGCAAGCATGATGGCCAACTGGGTCGGCGGCGCGTTCGTCAACCGAGACAAGAAGGGGGATCCGAATGATCGACCCCCGGTCGTCGTCGTGCCGGCGAAACAGCAACGCGAAGCGATGCAATTCGTGATCGACCAGACCTTCAACGACAATGCCTTCGGCTTGACGCCCAAGTTGCTCGAGCGAATGACCTCCGATCAATGGCTCGACGGCGGTGCCCATTTCGGAACGTCCGGTGAAGCGACCTGGCCGATTCACGATCGTGTGCTCGGTCTGCAAGCTTCCGCACTGACCTGGTTGATGAGCCCCACGACGCTGCGTCGTGTCTATGACAACGAACTTCGTCTGCCCGCCGAAGACGATGCGTTGACGCTGCCTGAACTGCTTACCACGATCAGCACTGCCGCCTGGACGGAGCTGGAATCCGATTGCCCCGAAAACCGCAGCAATCGCCAGCCGATGATCAGCTCGCTCCGCCGCAACCTGCAGCAAGAGCACGTGCAACGGCTGATCGATCTGATCCTGGAGAAAAACGACGGCGCGGCGGCCTACAAGCCGATCGGTGACCTGGCACGCATGCAACTGGTCGATCTGATGGAAAAGATCGACATGCGACTGAAGAAGTGCGAGAAGAAAATGGACGCCTACTCACGCGCCCATCTTCATGAAGTCTCGATGCGGATCGAGCAAGCGCTCAAGGCCGGTTACACCTATAATTCAGCCAAGGCGCCCAGCCTTTCCAGAATGCTGATTTTCGGTGAAGCGGAAGAGTAA
- a CDS encoding alpha/beta hydrolase — MLPAQLDPARPESAPTGVRFSHRVTRDLVLLALLVVTGCSGERGGQAMGEPEAHAPEAHAPEAQIEAIQPAPEVDSDVRLAREAPPASAAVPPTIDRGARKSADPVFQSDSEPSMAFSSEMVPRSLSEPPPPPPMAARVAEPAPTDPIATGPFASLPAGASHDADRAFATVAVYYATDRQRDSLALSDYNVSGNRDALVLLGGSSIVFLALAGFGVLRRRPQAALGFSAFGVVSALAASAVLLSGTANIEKHGVTYSADRGTLVKGIAEVTVPDTHQRGMVERPSLLRFEIREDQREHVVLTSAIELSDSDFQRRLAETVALSPSQDLLVFIHGYNVDFQSAIRRTAQIAVDLPFEGVPVCYSWPSQGTLLGYTVDENNAAWTQTHLKQFLLDLAHQSGARSINVVAHSMGNRPTTGALVEIGWQQRQTDSQPSALFDRVVLAAPDVDADRFRRDLAPALTSVAEHVTLYASSDDQALIASKQVHGYPRAGESGDDIVVVPGVETIDVSGIDLSLLGHSYYGDAPSMLQDLYQLVRNRLPATQRPQLVPRPLGALTYWQLIGQPSGQHRFSAEPSPIDSPIK, encoded by the coding sequence ATGCTCCCTGCGCAACTCGATCCAGCCCGCCCCGAATCTGCCCCAACTGGCGTCCGGTTCTCCCACCGCGTCACCCGAGACCTCGTTTTGCTGGCACTACTGGTCGTGACCGGCTGCTCCGGCGAACGCGGCGGACAGGCGATGGGGGAGCCGGAAGCACATGCCCCGGAAGCACATGCCCCGGAAGCACAGATCGAGGCGATTCAGCCGGCTCCGGAGGTCGATTCCGACGTCAGGTTGGCCCGGGAAGCCCCGCCCGCATCCGCGGCGGTGCCGCCGACGATCGACCGGGGCGCCCGGAAATCCGCCGATCCCGTGTTCCAGTCGGATTCCGAGCCGTCGATGGCGTTCTCGTCCGAAATGGTACCCCGTTCACTTTCTGAGCCGCCGCCGCCCCCGCCGATGGCCGCCCGGGTTGCCGAGCCGGCGCCGACGGACCCGATCGCGACGGGCCCTTTCGCCTCGCTGCCCGCCGGCGCGTCCCATGACGCCGATCGAGCGTTCGCGACCGTGGCCGTTTACTACGCCACCGACCGCCAGCGAGATTCGCTTGCCTTGTCCGACTACAACGTCAGCGGCAACCGCGACGCGTTGGTGTTGTTGGGCGGTTCGTCGATCGTCTTTCTCGCCCTCGCCGGGTTCGGCGTGTTGCGGCGTCGTCCCCAAGCCGCCTTGGGGTTCTCCGCGTTCGGCGTTGTTTCCGCCCTGGCCGCTTCGGCCGTTCTGCTCTCTGGCACCGCCAACATCGAAAAGCACGGCGTGACGTACAGCGCAGACCGGGGAACCCTGGTCAAAGGGATCGCCGAAGTGACGGTGCCGGACACGCACCAACGCGGCATGGTCGAGCGCCCCAGCTTGTTGAGATTTGAGATTCGCGAAGACCAGCGGGAACACGTTGTCCTGACCAGTGCGATCGAGCTTTCCGATTCCGATTTTCAGCGACGGCTCGCCGAGACCGTGGCGTTGTCGCCGAGCCAAGACCTGCTCGTCTTCATTCACGGCTACAATGTCGACTTCCAATCGGCGATTCGACGGACCGCCCAGATCGCGGTCGACCTGCCCTTCGAAGGCGTTCCGGTGTGTTACAGTTGGCCCAGTCAAGGCACGCTGCTGGGCTACACGGTCGATGAAAACAACGCCGCCTGGACCCAAACCCACCTCAAGCAATTCCTGCTCGATCTGGCCCATCAAAGCGGTGCCCGTTCGATCAACGTCGTCGCCCACAGCATGGGAAACCGGCCGACGACCGGCGCGCTGGTCGAAATCGGATGGCAGCAGCGACAAACCGACAGCCAACCGTCCGCCCTGTTCGACCGCGTCGTGTTGGCCGCACCCGACGTGGACGCCGATCGGTTTCGCCGCGACTTGGCACCCGCGCTGACCTCCGTCGCCGAGCACGTCACGCTCTATGCCTCCTCCGACGATCAAGCGTTGATCGCATCCAAACAAGTGCACGGCTACCCCCGCGCCGGCGAGAGTGGCGACGACATCGTGGTGGTGCCGGGCGTTGAAACCATCGATGTCAGCGGGATCGACCTCAGCCTGCTCGGGCACAGCTATTACGGCGACGCCCCGTCGATGCTACAGGATCTGTACCAGCTCGTCCGCAACCGACTGCCCGCGACCCAGCGACCCCAACTCGTTCCAAGACCCCTCGGCGCACTGACCTACTGGCAACTGATCGGGCAACCCAGCGGCCAACATCGGTTCTCCGCCGAACCCTCGCCGATCGATTCGCCGATCAAATAG
- a CDS encoding glycosyltransferase, with protein sequence MDSHRPPARPPARPAADQPAPVSASVIMTTFRSPHYLRQVLKGFAHQTCRDFEIVVGEDGRTEETRGVIDEFATRTDFRVRYVSQTHQGFGKTRILNRAIAAARGDYLIFTDGDCVPRRDFVAEHLRLAAPGRFLSGGCYRLERALTDRILAGEVAYQDFTDPVWLKHNGDDVPAKWLWIQNRPGLAKVLDLATTTRPTFNGHNASAWKTDVVAANGFNHEMRYGGLDRELGERLENAGVLGMQIRHRAVCYHLDHDRGYVNDEDWQRNRDIRLRVRKMGITRAQQGLDEVREAA encoded by the coding sequence ATGGATTCGCACCGTCCGCCCGCCCGTCCGCCCGCCCGCCCGGCCGCCGACCAGCCCGCTCCCGTTTCCGCGTCCGTCATCATGACAACGTTTCGGTCGCCCCATTACCTCCGCCAAGTGCTCAAGGGGTTTGCCCATCAGACCTGCCGAGACTTTGAAATCGTGGTCGGCGAAGACGGCCGGACGGAAGAGACGCGCGGGGTGATCGATGAGTTTGCCACACGCACCGACTTTCGAGTCCGTTACGTTTCCCAGACGCACCAGGGGTTCGGCAAGACTCGGATCCTAAATCGCGCCATCGCTGCGGCCCGGGGCGACTACCTGATCTTCACCGACGGCGACTGTGTCCCGCGCCGTGACTTTGTCGCCGAACACCTGCGGCTCGCCGCGCCGGGCCGCTTTTTGTCCGGCGGCTGTTATCGTCTGGAACGTGCGTTGACCGATCGAATCCTGGCCGGCGAAGTCGCGTACCAGGATTTCACCGACCCCGTTTGGCTGAAACACAACGGCGACGACGTTCCCGCCAAATGGTTGTGGATCCAAAACCGACCCGGCCTGGCCAAGGTGCTGGACCTGGCCACGACGACACGCCCGACATTCAACGGCCACAACGCATCGGCCTGGAAAACGGATGTCGTTGCCGCCAATGGATTTAATCACGAGATGCGGTACGGCGGACTGGACCGTGAACTCGGTGAACGACTCGAAAATGCCGGTGTGCTGGGGATGCAAATCCGACACCGTGCGGTCTGCTATCACCTGGACCATGACCGCGGCTACGTCAACGACGAAGACTGGCAGCGCAATCGAGACATCCGCCTCCGCGTGCGGAAGATGGGAATCACCCGGGCACAGCAGGGGCTGGATGAGGTCCGGGAGGCGGCTTGA